Proteins from a single region of Arctopsyche grandis isolate Sample6627 chromosome 1, ASM5162203v2, whole genome shotgun sequence:
- the LOC143913029 gene encoding zonadhesin-like, whose translation MSAYGFHDRLFQSFRSYLMDRQHFLVFGTAHSRINIAGSGVPQGSYLRPLIFNLFKNDIGNLLVNCRFSLYGDDLKLYLILDSERSCELLQDDLNALYDWSLTKRLPLNVSKCKLHHHVPVPMRYTPLVEVLVVKKPVLWYLVVVRYNNLGTLAAELLARRDAPPQLAYVRKDTRGILLLGTPPSCPGSHEVYTVCGGPGCEGICPLVFSGRTIQQLNYNSGKATCPTGCSTPACVCAEGYTRDSDTGQCVLTPDCPPPSCPGSHEVYTVCGGPGCEGICPLVFSGRTIQQLKYNSGKATCPTGCSTPACVCAEGYTRNSDTGQCVLTPDCPPPSCPGSHEVYRACGGPGCEEICPLVFGGRTIQQFKYISGKATCPTGCSTPACVCAEGYTRDSDTGQCVLTPDCPPPSCPGSNEVYTACGGPGCEEICPLVFGGRTIQQFKYISGKATCPTGCSTPACVCAEGYTRDSATGQCVLTPDCPPPSCPGSHEVYTACGGPGCEEICPLVFGGRTIQQFKYISGKATCPTGCSTPACVCAEGYTRDSATGQCVLTPDCPPPSCPGSHEVYTACGGPGCEEICPLVFGGRTIQQFKYISGKATCPTGCSTPACVCAEGYTRDSATGQCVLTPDCPPPSCPGSHEVYTACGGPGCEEICPLVFGGRTIQQFKYISGKATCPTGCSTPACVCAEGYTRDSATGQCVLTPDCPPPSCPGSHEVYTACGGPGCEEICPLVFGGRTIQQFKYISGKATCPTGCSTPACVCAEGYTRDSATGQCVLTPDCPPPSCPGSHEVYTACGGPGCEEICPLVFGGRTIQQFKYISGKATCPTGCSTPACVCAEGYTRDSATGQCVLTPDCPPPSCPGSHEVYTACGGPGCEEICPLVFGGRTIQQFKYISGKATCPTGCSTPACVCAEGYTRDSATGQCVLTPDCPPPSCPGSHEVYTACGGPGCEEICPLVFGGRTIQQFKYISGKATCPTGCSTPACVCAEGYTRDSATGQCVLTPDCPPPSCPGSHEVYTACGGPGCEEICPLVFGGRTIQQFKYISGKATCPTGCSTPACVCAEGYTRDSATGQCVLTPDCPPPSCPGSHEVYTACGGPGCEEICPLVFGGRTIQQFKYISGKATCPTGCSTPACVCAEGYTRDSATGQCVLTPDCPPPSCPGSHEVYTACGGPGCEEICPLVFGGRTIQQFKYISGKATCPTGCSTPACVCAEGYTRDSATGQCVLTPDCPPPSCPGSHEVYTACGGPGCEEICPLVFGGRTIQQFKYISGKATCPTGCSTPACVCAEGYTRDSATGQCVLTPDCPPPSCPGSHEVYTACGGPGCEEICPLVFGGRTIQQFKYISGKATCPTGCSTPACVCAEGYTRDSATGQCVLTPDCPPPSCPGSHEVYTACGGPGCEEICPLVFGGRTIQQFKYISGKATCPTGCSTPACVCAEGYTRDSATGQCVLTPDCPPPSCPGSHEVYTACGGPGCEEICPLVFGGRTIQQFKYISGKATCPTGCSTPACVCAEGYTRDSATGQCVLTPDCPPPSCPGSHEVYTACGGPGCEEICPLVFGGRTIQQFKYISGKATCPTGCSTPACVCAEGYTRDSATGQCVLTPDCPPPSCPGSHEVYTACGGPGCEEICPLVFGGRTIQQFKYISGKATCPTGCSTPACVCAEGYTRDSATGQCVLTPDCPPPSCPGSHEVYTACGGPGCEEICPLVFGGRTIQQFKYISGKATCPTGCSTPACVCAEGYTRDSATGQCVLTPDCPPPSCPGSHEVYTACGGPGCEEICPLVFGGRTIQQFKYISGKATCPTGCSTPACVCAEGYTRDSATGQCVLTPDCPPPSCPGSHEVYTACGGPGCEEICPLVFGGRTIQQFKYISGKATCPTGCSTPACVCAEGYTRDSATGQCVLTPDCPPPSCPGSHEVYTVCGGPGCEGICPLVFSGRTIQQLKYNSGKATCPTGCSTPACVCAEGYTRDSATGQCVLTPDCPPPSCPGSHEVYTACGGPGCEATCPLVFSGRTIQQFKYISGRATCPTGCSTPACVCAEGYTRDSATGQCVLTPDCPPPSCPGSHEVYTACGGIGCDTNCPTSLRSIQNIGKISGKAVCSATCSTPACVCASGYYRNSMGQCVLIEACPPLTCPGPNQVYTVCGGVGCGTNCPSAMQRRNLNLLQITGRAVCPVGCTTPGCICASGYAKDSTGNCILIASCPYYCSKPNQVYSLCGNNICQSTCSDLTNTGCTSNCVPGCICATGYVLDYNGNCVLPNACPPPPVCPPNEVFTVCKNHACQKTCTIEPGANCVRRCTKGCICATGYIRNYDGVCVLPTACMCPSNERYGSCGKLACEGTCANPDPGVNSNCDTTGICVGKCFCVPGFVRENGVCQNKNRSCPGPNEMYSECGDDGCQPTCTRQDVSGCMSTCGTPACVCQSGYVRDASGVCIQPPLCPCSGPNEMYFACGEDGCQPTCTRQDVSGCTPSCGTPKCVCQSGYVRNAAEVCTTPSLCPCPGPNEVYSACGSDGCQSSCSMPVASGCVPTCSTPRCVCQTGYLRNPSGVCVTPSLCPCSGSNEVYSLCGNDGCQPSCTVPVASGCIPTCSAPRCICHTGDIRNPSGPVLVLTKSTPHVATIVCQPTCERKVVTSCTPICTTASCICQPGCVRNVNGVCIPPASCQNCPTRERYRTCGRGQCESTCAMPNLANDPNCDNSSQCVARCFCVPGWVRGSQQTCIQQSNCRQD comes from the exons atgtcCGCATATGGTTTTCATGACAGATTGTTCCAGTCTTTTAGATCATATCTTATGGATCGTCAACACTTTCTAGTCTTCGGTACCGCTCACTCCCGTATCAATATCGCTGGTTCAGGAGTTCCCCAAGGCTCTTACCTCAGGCCCttgatattcaatttatttaaaaatgatattgGTAATTTATTGGTCAATTGTCGTTTCTCACTATACGGTGATGATCTAAAGCTCTATTTGATTCTCGATTCTGAACGCTCTTGTGAGCTTTTACAAGATGATCTTAATGCTCTTTATGATTGGTCGTTAACCAAACGTTTGCCTCTTAATGTATCCAAGTGCAAG ctCCACCATCATGTCCCGGTTCCCATGAGGTATACACCGCTTGTGGAGGTCCTGGTTGTGAAGAAACCTGTCCTTTGGTATTTGGTGGTCGTACGATACAACAATTTAGGTACATTAGCGGCAGAGCTACTTGCCCGACGGGATGCTCCACCCCAGCTTGCGTATGTGCGGAAGGATACACGCGGGATTCTGCTACTGGGCA ctCCACCATCATGTCCCGGTTCCCATGAGGTATACACTGTTTGTGGAGGTCCTGGTTGTGAAGGAATTTGTCCGTTGGTATTTAGTGGTCGTACTATAcaacaattaaattacaatagcGGAAAAGCTACTTGCCCGACGGGATGCTCCACCCCAGCTTGCGTATGTGCCGAAGGATACACACGGGATTCTGATACTGGGCAGTGCGTCCTGACTCCAGACTGTC ctCCACCATCATGTCCCGGTTCCCATGAGGTATACACTGTTTGTGGAGGTCCTGGTTGTGAAGGAATTTGTCCGTTGGTATTCAGTGGTCGTACTATACAACAATTAAAGTACAATAGCGGAAAAGCTACTTGCCCGACGGGATGCTCCACCCCAGCTTGCGTATGTGCCGAAGGATACACGCGGAATTCTGATACTGGGCAGTGCGTCCTGACTCCAGATTGTC ctCCACCATCATGTCCCGGTTCCCATGAGGTATACCGCGCTTGTGGAGGTCCTGGTTGTGAAGAAATCTGTCCTTTGGTATTTGGTGGTCGTACGATACAACAATTTAAGTACATTAGCGGCAAAGCTACTTGCCCAACAGGATGCTCCACCCCAGCGTGCGTGTGTGCGGAAGGATACACGCGGGATTCTGATACTGGGCAGTGCGTTCTGACTCCAGACTGTC ctCCACCATCATGTCCCGGTTCTAATGAGGTATACACCGCTTGTGGAGGTCCTGGTTGTGAAGAAATCTGTCCTTTGGTATTTGGTGGTCGTACGATACAACAATTTAAGTACATTAGCGGCAAAGCTACTTGCCCAACAGGATGCTCCACCCCAGCGTGCGTGTGTGCGGAAGGATACACGCGGGATTCTGCTACTGGGCAGTGCGTTCTGACTCCAGACTGTC ctCCACCATCATGTCCCGGTTCCCATGAGGTATACACCGCTTGTGGAGGTCCTGGTTGTGAAGAAATCTGTCCTTTGGTATTTGGTGGTCGTACGATACAACAATTTAAGTACATTAGCGGCAAAGCTACTTGCCCAACAGGATGCTCCACCCCAGCGTGCGTGTGTGCGGAAGGATACACGCGGGATTCTGCTACTGGGCAGTGCGTTCTGACTCCAGACTGTC ctCCACCATCATGTCCCGGTTCCCATGAGGTATACACCGCTTGTGGAGGTCCTGGTTGTGAAGAAATCTGTCCTTTGGTATTTGGTGGTCGTACGATACAACAATTTAAGTACATTAGCGGCAAAGCTACTTGCCCAACAGGATGCTCCACCCCAGCGTGCGTGTGTGCGGAAGGATACACGCGGGATTCTGCTACTGGGCAGTGCGTTCTGACTCCAGACTGTC ctCCACCATCATGTCCCGGTTCCCATGAGGTATACACCGCTTGTGGAGGTCCTGGTTGTGAAGAAATCTGTCCTTTGGTATTTGGTGGTCGTACGATACAACAATTTAAGTACATTAGCGGCAAAGCTACTTGCCCAACAGGATGCTCCACCCCAGCGTGCGTGTGTGCGGAAGGATACACGCGGGATTCTGCTACTGGGCAGTGCGTTCTGACTCCAGACTGTC ctCCACCATCATGTCCCGGTTCCCATGAGGTATACACCGCTTGTGGAGGTCCTGGTTGTGAAGAAATCTGTCCTTTGGTATTTGGTGGTCGTACGATACAACAATTTAAGTACATTAGCGGCAAAGCTACTTGCCCAACAGGATGCTCCACCCCAGCGTGCGTGTGTGCGGAAGGATACACGCGGGATTCTGCTACTGGGCAGTGCGTTCTGACTCCAGACTGTC ctCCACCATCATGTCCCGGTTCCCATGAGGTATACACCGCTTGTGGAGGTCCTGGTTGTGAAGAAATCTGTCCTTTGGTATTTGGTGGTCGTACGATACAACAATTTAAGTACATTAGCGGCAAAGCTACTTGCCCAACAGGATGCTCCACCCCAGCGTGCGTGTGTGCGGAAGGATACACGCGGGATTCTGCTACTGGGCAGTGCGTTCTGACTCCAGACTGTC ctCCACCATCATGTCCCGGTTCCCATGAGGTATACACCGCTTGTGGAGGTCCTGGTTGTGAAGAAATCTGTCCTTTGGTATTTGGTGGTCGTACGATACAACAATTTAAGTACATTAGCGGCAAAGCTACTTGCCCAACAGGATGCTCCACCCCAGCGTGCGTGTGTGCGGAAGGATACACGCGGGATTCTGCTACTGGGCAGTGCGTTCTGACTCCAGACTGTC ctCCACCATCATGTCCCGGTTCCCATGAGGTATACACCGCTTGTGGAGGTCCTGGTTGTGAAGAAATCTGTCCTTTGGTATTTGGTGGTCGTACGATACAACAATTTAAGTACATTAGCGGCAAAGCTACTTGCCCAACAGGATGCTCCACCCCAGCGTGCGTGTGTGCGGAAGGATACACGCGGGATTCTGCTACTGGGCAGTGCGTTCTGACTCCAGACTGTC ctCCACCATCATGTCCCGGTTCCCATGAGGTATACACCGCTTGTGGAGGTCCTGGTTGTGAAGAAATCTGTCCTTTGGTATTTGGTGGTCGTACGATACAACAATTTAAGTACATTAGCGGCAAAGCTACTTGCCCAACAGGATGCTCCACCCCAGCGTGCGTGTGTGCGGAAGGATACACGCGGGATTCTGCTACTGGGCAGTGCGTTCTGACTCCAGACTGTC ctCCACCATCATGTCCCGGTTCCCATGAGGTATACACCGCTTGTGGAGGTCCTGGTTGTGAAGAAATCTGTCCTTTGGTATTTGGTGGTCGTACGATACAACAATTTAAGTACATTAGCGGCAAAGCTACTTGCCCAACAGGATGCTCCACCCCAGCGTGCGTGTGTGCGGAAGGATACACGCGGGATTCTGCTACTGGGCAGTGCGTTCTGACTCCAGACTGTC ctCCACCATCATGTCCCGGTTCCCATGAGGTATACACCGCTTGTGGAGGTCCTGGTTGTGAAGAAATCTGTCCTTTGGTATTTGGTGGTCGTACGATACAACAATTTAAGTACATTAGCGGCAAAGCTACTTGCCCAACAGGATGCTCCACCCCAGCGTGCGTGTGTGCGGAAGGATACACGCGGGATTCTGCTACTGGGCAGTGCGTTCTGACTCCAGACTGTC ctCCACCATCATGTCCCGGTTCCCATGAGGTATACACCGCTTGTGGAGGTCCTGGTTGTGAAGAAATCTGTCCTTTGGTATTTGGTGGTCGTACGATACAACAATTTAAGTACATTAGCGGCAAAGCTACTTGCCCAACAGGATGCTCCACCCCAGCGTGCGTGTGTGCGGAAGGATACACGCGGGATTCTGCTACTGGGCAGTGCGTTCTGACTCCAGACTGTC ctCCACCATCATGTCCCGGTTCCCATGAGGTATACACCGCTTGTGGAGGTCCTGGTTGTGAAGAAATCTGTCCTTTGGTATTTGGTGGTCGTACGATACAACAATTTAAGTACATTAGCGGCAAAGCTACTTGCCCAACAGGATGCTCCACCCCAGCGTGCGTGTGTGCGGAAGGATACACGCGGGATTCTGCTACTGGGCAGTGCGTTCTGACTCCAGACTGTC ctCCACCATCATGTCCCGGTTCCCATGAGGTATACACCGCTTGTGGAGGTCCTGGTTGTGAAGAAATCTGTCCTTTGGTATTTGGTGGTCGTACGATACAACAATTTAAGTACATTAGCGGCAAAGCTACTTGCCCAACAGGATGCTCCACCCCAGCGTGCGTGTGTGCGGAAGGATACACGCGGGATTCTGCTACTGGGCAGTGCGTTCTGACTCCAGACTGTC ctCCACCATCATGTCCCGGTTCCCATGAGGTATACACCGCTTGTGGAGGTCCTGGTTGTGAAGAAATCTGTCCTTTGGTATTTGGTGGTCGTACGATACAACAATTTAAGTACATTAGCGGCAAAGCTACTTGCCCAACAGGATGCTCCACCCCAGCGTGCGTGTGTGCGGAAGGATACACGCGGGATTCTGCTACTGGGCAGTGCGTTCTGACTCCAGACTGTC ctCCACCATCATGTCCCGGTTCCCATGAGGTATACACCGCTTGTGGAGGTCCTGGTTGTGAAGAAATCTGTCCTTTGGTATTTGGTGGTCGTACGATACAACAATTTAAGTACATTAGCGGCAAAGCTACTTGCCCAACAGGATGCTCCACCCCAGCGTGCGTGTGTGCGGAAGGATACACGCGGGATTCTGCTACTGGGCAGTGCGTTCTGACTCCAGACTGTC ctCCACCATCATGTCCCGGTTCCCATGAGGTATACACCGCTTGTGGAGGTCCTGGTTGTGAAGAAATCTGTCCTTTGGTATTTGGTGGTCGTACGATACAACAATTTAAGTACATTAGCGGCAAAGCTACTTGCCCAACAGGATGCTCCACCCCAGCGTGCGTGTGTGCGGAAGGATACACGCGGGATTCTGCTACTGGGCAGTGCGTTCTGACTCCAGACTGTC ctCCACCATCATGTCCCGGTTCCCATGAGGTATACACCGCTTGTGGAGGTCCTGGTTGTGAAGAAATCTGTCCTTTGGTATTTGGTGGTCGTACGATACAACAATTTAAGTACATTAGCGGCAAAGCTACTTGCCCAACAGGATGCTCCACCCCAGCGTGCGTGTGTGCGGAAGGATACACGCGGGATTCTGCTACTGGGCAGTGCGTTCTGACTCCAGACTGTC ctCCACCATCATGTCCCGGTTCCCATGAGGTATACACCGCTTGTGGAGGTCCTGGTTGTGAAGAAATCTGTCCTTTGGTATTTGGTGGTCGTACGATACAACAATTTAAGTACATTAGCGGCAAAGCTACTTGCCCAACAGGATGCTCCACCCCAGCGTGCGTGTGTGCGGAAGGATACACGCGGGATTCTGCTACTGGGCAGTGCGTTCTGACTCCAGACTGTC ctCCACCATCATGTCCCGGTTCCCATGAGGTATACACCGCTTGTGGAGGTCCTGGTTGTGAAGAAATCTGTCCTTTGGTATTTGGTGGTCGTACGATACAACAATTTAAGTACATTAGCGGCAAAGCTACTTGCCCAACAGGATGCTCCACCCCAGCGTGCGTGTGTGCGGAAGGATACACGCGGGATTCTGCTACTGGGCAGTGCGTTCTGACTCCAGACTGTC ctCCACCATCATGTCCCGGTTCCCATGAGGTATACACTGTTTGTGGAGGTCCTGGTTGTGAAGGAATTTGTCCGTTGGTATTTAGTGGTCGTACTATACAACAATTAAAGTACAATAGCGGAAAAGCTACTTGCCCGACGGGATGCTCCACCCCAGCTTGCGTATGTGCCGAAGGATACACGCGGGATTCTGCGACTGGGCAGTGCGTCCTGACTCCAGATTGTC ctCCACCATCATGTCCCGGTTCCCATGAGGTATACACCGCTTGTGGAGGTCCTGGTTGTGAAGCAACCTGTCCTTTGGTATTTAGTGGTCGTACGATACAACAATTTAAGTACATTAGCGGCAGAGCTACTTGCCCAACAGGATGCTCCACCCCTGCGTGCGTGTGTGCGGAAGGATACACGCGGGATTCTGCTACTGGGCAGTGCGTTCTGACTCCAGATTGTC cTCCACCATCATGTCCTGGTTCCCATGAGGTATACACCGCTTGTGGAGGTATAGGTTGTGACACAAATTGTCCAACGTCTTTAAGGAGCATACAAAATATTGGGAAAATTTCTGGAAAGGCAGTTTGTTCGGCGACATGCTCAACGCCAGCCTGTGTCTGCGCTTCTGGGTACTATCGAAATTCGATGGGACAGTGTGTCCTTATTGAAGCTTGTC CCCCACTTACATGTCCCGGACCAAATCAAGTGTACACTGTTTGTGGCGGTGTTGGTTGTGGTACAAATTGTCCATCAGCTATGCAACGACGCAACTTAAATCTTCTTCAGATCACTGGAAGAGCTGTTTGTCCTGTTGGATGTACGACACCTGGATGTATTTGTGCTTCTGGATATGCAAAAGATTCCACAGGAAATTGCATACTTATTGCATCTTGTC CTTATTACTGTTCTAAACCAAACCAAGTATATTCTCTTTGTGGAAACAATATATGCCAATCAACTTGTTCTGACCTAACAAACACTGGTTGCACTTCTAATTGTGTACCTGGTTGCATATGTGCTACTGGATACGTGCTGGACTACAACGGAAACTGTGTTCTTCCTAATGCCTGTC caccACCACCTGTTTGTCCCCCCAATGAAGTGTTCACCGTGTGCAAAAATCACGCCTGTCAAAAGACTTGTACGATAGAGCCAGGAGCAAATTGTGTCAGACGTTGCACTAAAGGTTGCATTTGTGCAACTGGCTACATTAGGAATTACGATGGCGTTTGTGTTCTTCCGACCGCATGCA TGTGTCCAAGTAACGAAAGATATGGCAGTTGCGGAAAGCTGGCGTGCGAAGGCACATGTGCAAATCCAGATCCTGGGGTCAACAGTAATTGTGACACAACCGGAATATGTGTTGGAAAATGTTTCTGTGTTCCTGGATTTGTTCGAGAAAATGGAGTTTGTCAAAATAAGAATAGAT CTTGTCCCGGTCCTAATGAAATGTATTCCGAGTGCGGCGATGACGGCTGTCAACCAACATGCACGAGACAAGACGTGTCTGGATGCATGTCTACTTGTGGAACTCCAGCTTGCGTTTGCCAGTCGGGATATGTGAGGGACGCATCGGGAGTATGCATCCAACCTCCACTGTGTC CTTGTTCCGGTCCCAATGAAATGTATTTCGCGTGCGGCGAAGACGGCTGTCAACCAACTTGCACGAGGCAGGACGTGTCTGGATGCACTCCAAGTTGTGGGACGCCAAAATGCGTTTGTCAGTCGGGCTATGTGAGAAATGCAGCAGAAGTATGCACCACACCATCCCTTTGTC CTTGTCCCGGTCCGAATGAAGTGTATTCCGCGTGCGGAAGTGATGGTTGTCAATCATCTTGCTCGATGCCGGTAGCATCTGGATGTGTTCCTACTTGTAGTACTCCACGATGCGTTTGCCAGACCGGTTATCTGAGAAACCCATCAGGAGTTTGCGTCACACCATCTCTTTGCC CTTGTTCTGGGTCAAATGAAGTATATTCTTTATGCGGCAATGACGGTTGTCAGCCATCTTGCACAGTGCCTGTCGCTTCTGGATGTATTCCTACCTGTAGTGCTCCAAGATGTATCTGTCATACTGGTGATATAAGAAACCCATCGGGA CCTGTTCTGGTTTTAACTAAATCTACTCCACATGTCGCAACGATTGTTTGTCAACCGACATGTGAAAGGAAAGTTGTCACTAGTTGTACTCCCATTTGTACTACTGCATCTTGCATCTGTCAGCCTGGTTGTGTTAGAAATGTTAATGGCGTCTGCATACCTCCAGCATCATGCC aAAATTGTCCAACTCGTGAACGATATAGAACATGTGGAAGAGGACAATGTGAAAGTACTTGTGCCATGCCTAATTTGGCCAATGATCCTAACTGTGACAACTCCAGTCAATGTGTAGCGAGGTGTTTTTGCGTTCCTGGCTGGGTTCGAGGATCTCAGCAAACATGTATTCAACAATCCAATTGCAGACAAGACTGA